TTTGAAGATATAGAGATGTTCCTTATCTGGGGGAGCCGGTCCACCATAACCAATTTCACCAAAATCAGTCTTACCTTCAACCGAACCTTCAGGTATTGAATTTTCTTTAATTTCTTGTGTGTTTGAAGGAATGTTCCATAAAACCCAATGAACCCAAACTTTGCCAACTGCTTTCATTGCATCAGGATCATCCATGATTAAAGCCAACGATTTTGTTCCTTCTGGAACTTTATCAATGAATAACGGAGGACTAGAATTTTCGTTTTTATATCCATATTTTCTTGGAATGTTTTGTCCATTTTTAAAAGCAGGACTGGCAATAATCATATCAACAATCTTTAAAGAAAGTCTAAGTTAAATTTTTCTAAGATTCTAAGACAATTTTGTCACTTGATAAGGAAATTACTGATCCTCCAGCTTGTTTGATCTGTTTTTTTAATGCCTTATCCATTGTTCCAATAATTGAATGATTAATTTTTACATAATCCAATAGTTCCTTATCTGCAAAACTTCCACAAATAGGAATTGTTTTTAAATTTTTTATGAAATTTAGAGTCATAGTAATGTCTTGTTTTTTTTCAGCGATTTTTTGCAATTTATTCAACTCTGCCAGTACTACTTCTGGAACAACAAATGAAATTGATCCTATCTCAACATCAAGATTGTCAATGTTTTTGATTCGTTTAGTTGCTAAATGGATTAGAAAGTTAGTATCACAGATTACTTCAACCAATTATTCCTGCACCAATTAGTCTCCATCTTTCATCAATTCTTCTACTGATTGCCACATTGCCGCCTTCAAATATACATGCAGGTCTTCTAAGTTCAATTTCTATATTTTTGGATTTAATTTTTGTGACTTTGCCTAATACAGGAGCAGTTCCAATGTTGAGTCTCAATAGCTCTCCTGCTTGAATTGGCTGGACTTTGGTATCTTCAGTAATCCCTACAGCAACATCAAACAGATTTACTTCGAGTTTTAATTCAGTAGAGTTTTCTGGAAGTGTTCCTGGCTTTCCGATAACGGAGCCAATAAATGAATCACTTCTAGTCATTGAAGGATCTAATTTTGTGCCAATAGCAACCAAGCCACCAGGTTTTACGGATTCTACTATTCCTGCCGCAGTGCCTAAAGATGTGATTTCTGTGAGTAGTGGTTCATACGTCTTTTTTTTCTCATTCATAATACCGGGTTTAATCTCAATTTCATCTCCAATTTTAAAAACCCCTTGAGTCAGACTGCCACCAATCACGCCACCTTTGATATCTTTTAATTTTATGCCGGGTTTGTTTACATCAAAAGAACGTAAAACATGCATTACAGTATCTTTCTTTTCATCTCTTTCGGGAGTTTTGATTGTTGATTCAATAGAACCAATCAATGCATCTATGTTTAATCCAGATTGAGCTGATATTGGAATTATTGGTGCTTTTGCAGCAAAAGTACCCTTTACAAATTTAGTGATATCCTGATAGTTTGCCATCACCTCTTGGTAGGGAAGTAAATCAACTTTGTTCTGGACTACAACAATTTGTTGAATTCCAAGTGTCTGAAGAGCTAAAAGATGTTCTTTGGTTTGTGGTTTTGGAACTTTTTCATTTGCAGCAACCAATAACAAAGCACCATCCATCAAAGCAGATCCTGAAAGCATGTTTGCCATCAAACTTTCGTGTCCAGGACTATCCACAAAACTTACAACCCGAGATAATTCACTTTCTTTTCCACAATTATTACATTTTGGGGTTGTAGAAAATCCCAGAGGTTCCTCACAGCTCTTACACTTGTAAAATGCTGCATCAGAATATCCTACACGAATTGTAATTCCACGTTTTAATTCTTGGCTATGAACACTGGTCCATGAACCAGTCAATGCTTGAATCAGAGTAGTTTTGCCATGATCTACATGTCCTGCAGTTCCAATGTTAACACATGGCTGATATCCATATTTTTTGATGTACCAATCAGGAAGTGTTTCTCTCCAATGCATGACTCAAAATGTAGAACCGGTATATGTTAAGTTATTCTTTTTTATCTTCAGTTTTTTCTTCTGTAGATTCAGCAGGTGCTTCAACTGGTAATTCTCCATCAAATTTACAATTTACTTGATAGATTTCTTCAGATATGGTATTTCCACGCATTAGTTTTCTTTTTCTTTGTCCAATCTCTGCATCTTGCAGACCTACACCTTTAGAAAGAAGAACTTTTTTTCTTGCAGAACCATGAACATCATTTCTCATAGGAACTCCAGATTTGTCACTTCCTCCAGTGAGTTTTAATTTTCCAGATAATCCAACTATTGATGCATCAGTTTCATTTCCAAGTTGTAATCCTAACAGTGGATTAGCATCACTGTCTTTAAGCTCCTTTGAAACTGATTTTCCTTTAATGTCAGATATAGTAAGTTTGAAGTTTGTCAATTATTCCAAAAAAAAGTTGAACGACTAATTAACCTTTGGACATTATTTTTAAATCAAGATTTCCCAAGTTAGGTATGGGAGAAGAAATCAGGTGTCCAAGATGTGATAAAATTATGATAGACATGCAAGCATGTCATATGTTTTGTCCCAATTGCGGTGCCCATTTAGATTGCTCTGATAAAGGAAATTACTGGTGATTACATTCCTGGTCGATCTGGAATATAGTCTGTTGCCATATTGATTGCCTGATCTTTCATGATTTCAAGATATGAATCATAATCTGCTTCAAAGTTGCAATGGGGACATTTCACATTAGTAATATCATCATCTAATATTGCAACTTTTTCACATTCAGGACATCTTGCATCCATGTATTAGTTTTCAAATTAAGATATTTAATCATAGTTAGTTAATTCCTTCTAGGCGGAGTTAGTTTAGTCTGGTATGACGTCAGCTTCCCAAGCTGAAGGCCGCGGGTTCAAATCCCGCACTCCGCATTAAATCTCTCTAATTGCTTGCTCTATTACTCCCCTATCAGGAGCTTTTGGATAATACTTCAAGTAACTCTTGAGATCATCTTTTGCCTCAGAGTTTTTGTTTTGTTTCTCTCTAAGATAAGCCCGATTTTTGTAAATTTTAGCAGATCTTTTTGGATTAATTTCAATTGCTTTTGTGTAATAGTTTTCCGCCTTTTCAAATTGATTTGTTTTGAGATAAAAATTTCCTAAACCGTTGTAAGTCAAATATGATCTTTTATTGATGTCTAAACATTTTTCATAAAATTTTACACACTCGGAAGAATTTTGTTCATTCATCATAGAACCCAATTGATGCAAAGCTGTAGAATTATTTGGATAAATTTGTAATGCCTTGTTTAATGATTCAAGGGCATCAGACGAGTTTTTGAGAATATTTTGTCGCTCAGCCATAAGGCATAATCGGTTTGATTTATCACTAGAATCATTTTCAAGTTTAACAGCAGACAAAATGTCTGGTGGGGCCAGCAATATCAACAGTCTTCCTTCTTCAGACCATTCTTTCTCAAAAATCTCTTCAGGTATTGCTCCTTCTTGTTGTTCACCTTCTTGGTTACCTTTTTGGATGTAGTGCAGAATTGTCTTTTCTTCATCATCATATCCAGTAATTACAGATGCATGTTGAGTAATTTCTGGAATTCCCGGAAGAATAACAATTGGAGGAATGCCAGAATCAATAATTTTTTTTAACTCTGACAAAGAAGAGTTAACTATCTTACAAGTCAGGCCATGTCTTTCTGCTGATTCTATTCCTTCAACAAGTATACT
The nucleotide sequence above comes from Nitrosopumilus sp.. Encoded proteins:
- a CDS encoding tetratricopeptide repeat protein; translated protein: MEQDHELLLPLVEEENICLPLPINVVSKYWNIELPMAEAIETAKKYSGFNGSILVEGIESAERHGLTCKIVNSSLSELKKIIDSGIPPIVILPGIPEITQHASVITGYDDEEKTILHYIQKGNQEGEQQEGAIPEEIFEKEWSEEGRLLILLAPPDILSAVKLENDSSDKSNRLCLMAERQNILKNSSDALESLNKALQIYPNNSTALHQLGSMMNEQNSSECVKFYEKCLDINKRSYLTYNGLGNFYLKTNQFEKAENYYTKAIEINPKRSAKIYKNRAYLREKQNKNSEAKDDLKSYLKYYPKAPDRGVIEQAIREI
- a CDS encoding S6e family ribosomal protein → MTNFKLTISDIKGKSVSKELKDSDANPLLGLQLGNETDASIVGLSGKLKLTGGSDKSGVPMRNDVHGSARKKVLLSKGVGLQDAEIGQRKRKLMRGNTISEEIYQVNCKFDGELPVEAPAESTEEKTEDKKE
- a CDS encoding translation initiation factor IF-2 subunit gamma, translated to MHWRETLPDWYIKKYGYQPCVNIGTAGHVDHGKTTLIQALTGSWTSVHSQELKRGITIRVGYSDAAFYKCKSCEEPLGFSTTPKCNNCGKESELSRVVSFVDSPGHESLMANMLSGSALMDGALLLVAANEKVPKPQTKEHLLALQTLGIQQIVVVQNKVDLLPYQEVMANYQDITKFVKGTFAAKAPIIPISAQSGLNIDALIGSIESTIKTPERDEKKDTVMHVLRSFDVNKPGIKLKDIKGGVIGGSLTQGVFKIGDEIEIKPGIMNEKKKTYEPLLTEITSLGTAAGIVESVKPGGLVAIGTKLDPSMTRSDSFIGSVIGKPGTLPENSTELKLEVNLFDVAVGITEDTKVQPIQAGELLRLNIGTAPVLGKVTKIKSKNIEIELRRPACIFEGGNVAISRRIDERWRLIGAGIIG
- a CDS encoding twitching motility protein PilT, which produces MVEVICDTNFLIHLATKRIKNIDNLDVEIGSISFVVPEVVLAELNKLQKIAEKKQDITMTLNFIKNLKTIPICGSFADKELLDYVKINHSIIGTMDKALKKQIKQAGGSVISLSSDKIVLES
- a CDS encoding YbhB/YbcL family Raf kinase inhibitor-like protein, coding for MIIASPAFKNGQNIPRKYGYKNENSSPPLFIDKVPEGTKSLALIMDDPDAMKAVGKVWVHWVLWNIPSNTQEIKENSIPEGSVEGKTDFGEIGYGGPAPPDKEHLYIFKLYALDTKLDLEQNSTKTDLEKSMKNHIHAEAKLEGRYAP
- a CDS encoding zinc-domain-containing protein; translated protein: MDARCPECEKVAILDDDITNVKCPHCNFEADYDSYLEIMKDQAINMATDYIPDRPGM